GGAGAAGATCAAAAAGGAGAGGCTGAGTGATGAAAACTTGGGGAGGGTGCAGCATCACGGAGGCAGAGGAAAGTTCTTAAAAGTGGAAataatcagggacacctgggttgctctgccttcggctcaggttcctgaggtctcaggatcgagtcccgcatcgggttccccgcagggagcctgcttctctctgtgtgtctctcatgaatacataaataaaatccaaaataaataaagaaaagtggAAGTAATCGACCATTGTATATAtacaggagagagaagaaaaatacaggcAGAAAAATTCCACCAGATATGGCAAATTACAAGATCACtgataccagaaaaaaaaaaaaatgttttggggcAGTGGTGGAAGCAGAAGCTGgattaggggaaaggttcccacaCAAATAGAGGGCAGGGAAGTCAAGGCAGCGAATGCCACCCATTCACTCAAAATAATAGGTTatgaaatgaagaggaaaagaactCTATGTAGCACttctatatttgcatttaaaagggAATATAGAATTTTGAGTTGTTAGGATGAGGAAGCTTGAACATCTTATAAAACAAGGGAAATCACATCCATGCAAAGGAAGACTGCAGGATGGATAGAGAGGTGCGTTTATGAGTAAGCAAAATCCCAGAAGAGATGGAGTCAGTGACTCAATCACCAAGACCAAAGGAGTGGAGATGGGGGGGCAAATGGAGGTCAATTTGCAGGAAGTAAAGAAGGAAGGTAAGCTGGTTACCTTCCTTCGATGTCCCTTTCAGATTACAGAGCAAACTATTCCAATGACTGGAAAGTCTGAGTCAGCGAGACAGGACCGAAGAAAATCTATAGTTTTGAAAGAGCAGTAGTGGTGAACGGAGCggggaagaaatagagaaatctaCTCATTTCACTTCCATCTTGGAGTCTTCTCTGTTCCCTCCCCTGGAAGTTAACAATATTAGTAACATAGGCCTATCTCAATTAGCAATAGAAGGCTTTTTCCTGAAACCCATATAGGGTAGCTCTTACATGGCACTTGTTATCTGCTGCTGTGCCGTTACTTCATTTCTTCCTGTGAGTCTTTCAAGAATTAACTTGTAACTCTTAAGATGAGAACTCTGTTTTTCCGTATCCCTCAAAGCATCGGCCAGAGTGGGTAACATTAACAGTGTTTCAGCAACAATCCCTGTACAACAAACCATATTAAACTTAGTGGGATAAAGtaatttttccccaaattatttACCTCACAGTTCTGGTGATCAACGGGGTGATTCTCACTTGGGGGTCAGTGTCTCCAGGAGTTGCAGTCAGGAAATACCTGCAGGTTCTCTCCCTCATGCCTCTGGAGCTTGCTGTGGGCCACTTGCTGTGACCTACCAGGGGCTGTTGGCCAGAAAACACATACGTGGCTTCTCCATGTGGCCTGGCCTTCCTCAGGGGATGGTGGCCGGGTTCCAACAGTGAGCGAGAGTCCTGAGAAAAATAGGCAGTTGCTAGATCACCTTTCACGATCTAGCTTGGTAAGTCACACAGTACTGTTCTGTCAAACTATTTATTCGAATTAAGTCACTAAGGCCAGCCCACATTCAGGGGGAGGGCCATCTGGACCACTTGATGAGAATTGTGCCAAAGGATTTGCAGGTACTACATACAGTAAgtgctaattattattttttctttaatttttatttatttatgatagtcacacacacagagagagagagagagagagagagagaggcagagacacaggcagagggagaagcaggctccatgcaccgggagcctgatgtgggattcgatcccgcgtctccaggatcgcgccctgggccaaaggcaggcgccaaaccgctgcgccacccagggatcccagtaagtGCTAATTAGATGCCTGTTTAACCATTAAACATTTTGCAAAGggctcagaagaaaaaaacagagaatgaGAGTGGTGCAGCCTTAAAAGGTCTGACTAGAACTCAATAATAATGCTGAGAAGCCAATTAACCTGTAAAATATGCTACCTATGGCTGTTTGTTTTACAAGAACTTGCTTTTACAGTCTCCTTGTAGGATAAACTCGGGTTGTTTAGTCTACGAAGATAAAGTAGATCAGTGCTTCTACTTTCATGTGCTTGAGAATTTCCTCagggattttgttaaaatgcagattctggttcGGTGGGTCTAAGGGGTGGGGCCTGACGTTCTGCAATTCTACGCAAGCTCCTGGGTGCTATGAGAGCTCCGCGGACCATACGGGATCAGCAAGCTAGAAGGAGGGAGTAAGGGTGACTGCGCGGCTCCTGCGCTCCGCGgtccctcccttccctgggaGAGGCCCTAACAGCCAGGGGTATGCTCACAGGACCCTGACCTCCTGGCCAAGTGGATCCTTGACTCTGGCAAGGTTAGCCTGCTCTTCTGCAAGACttttagaatagaaataaaggaagacaGTAATACTCTTCTCTCTTTGTGGTGAAGTACAGGACACA
This genomic window from Canis aureus isolate CA01 chromosome 8, VMU_Caureus_v.1.0, whole genome shotgun sequence contains:
- the LOC144318301 gene encoding uncharacterized protein LOC144318301 produces the protein MAVLFSLFWPRKPPTEKLTTPPSLFLVHALTCDSRSLLEPGHHPLRKARPHGEATYVFSGQQPLVGHSKWPTASSRGMRERTCRYFLTATPGDTDPQVRITPLITRTVSFIDGFLVLSGYTCTTKLLPRRRNESLENHGHK